aaaaaaactgTCTCGAAAATCGAATTCTCACCCAAAAAAGAGTAATTACACTCAAGATTTGATGAAGCCCTAGAGATCTCAATAAACAAAAGAgggaaaaatgaataaaacataAGTCTGAATCATTATAAATGCATCACGAGACAAATTGAATGTTAAAAAGTgaaaacttaaattgaaaaaattgttttaaaaatttattttacaatactagtgttatttttataaaaaatattaagtttatttgtattttgtaacCATTTAGTAAAACAACAGAATgtaattaaatacaattatttaaattttcgtatgCTTCAATATAGTTTATAGAGATAACAGCCCACTGCCCGGTagaatttattagatttttaagccaataaaatgTGTCAAAAAAATACCCTTACATAGTTATGCCGTCACAACCCTTCATTTATAGTTATTTAATATgtataatgtatttaaaattcattatacacatttatcttttaatttatctaatcACGCTTAGCTAATATACTATTATACCCTTCACTTGTGTTTATCAAgcataattgattgaaaattgattaactttttattatctgttaccaaatattttctaaatttttctaaaataaaaattctaatttattacagttcaaatttataatttttatttttaaattacttattacaGAGGCAGGTGGTTAAGGCCAACACAACTTTCAATGCTTACTTGATGAGCCATGAGCCAAACATCAATGGTGAATTGATACCAGTTTCGATGACGAGACATCTAGTCTTAGAGGATGACATGAAGGAATATTGGGGATTTTATCTTTTGCGAGGTTCTAGCGTCACAGTATCAACTTGTGtaaggtagaattttaaatagtttattaataGGCCAAGgaaatcaaaatcaaatttcattaataaagttttgataaacaatttttttatgaaattggaTTCAgttatagttgaatttaaaatttgaaaattttccatttctaatgatgtttactattttatttgaattggtTGCCATCATAGAAGCAATAATATTTGTTTTCTGACTCCGAAAAAATTGTTGGTGATTAGTGGATATGTTGaaagaaccaaatttttttgaaacaagaatTGAACCAAAATCGagattttgttgattcaaaacataatttttgttaggTCAACAACAAGTGtcctgaaaaaaagtaaaatttgtttgggatatgaaacaaatttttttggacaTCAAAATGTGTCCAGATGACAAAAAATACTTGGAACACCAAAGAAAATTAGCGGGGTAACAtaaaaagttttggaaatttgttggGACAACCACGAAATATTGTTAGGGTAAAAACAAACATTTGGCGCTTCTATAGCTATCAAATCGTTTTATggtccaaaaaaaaaacattttatccaGTGGAGCTATATAAACTATGgtaactatgaaaaataattttacagatgGCCAGGTGCATCCTTAACAATTATCAGGGGACATAAACATCTGCATGAATGTGCATTCATTGGTGACGATAGCAGTGAAGAATTGGAAGAATTATTGCAAGTTGCTGAAGAACAAGGGTTGCTGAAAATAAATGGAACACCACAGGTATACAAAATGAGAATATgtcaataaagaaaatatatttctataagaaataaaaaacataaataacataTTCTGTATTTTAGGATGCTAGAAGTCCAAGCAATGCAGCAGATAAAATGACAAGAGCTCACCAGGATGTTCAATTTCACCAAAAACCAAACAGTAAAAATCGCACTTATTTCAGCTCAAGTTTTCAAAACCCGACGAGCCACGAATTAGATGCAAATGCAATGAGAAATATTTTGACATTACTAATGAAAAAAACCCtcgaaacgaaaaaaaatcaacgGGAAAATCCTCATCATAGATACGAAGGCGTTTATAGAGAAAGTGCAAATATTGATAAGCCACCCACCATGGAAAAAGAATTCGACCCTAGGGATCTTTTCGATTTCTCAAAATCAGATCAACTAGAAGCTAAATTTGAAATCCAACcagaagttaaatttacaaaatctaaAGACCGCGATGCAGAAAATTtggataacaaattaattaataaaacggGAAATGcaagtttaaactttaataaaaatgaggaaagtaatattcaatttaaattagagAGCAGtacaattaaattgataaatgaagTATTAAAGAAGACACAGGAAAACGTGAACGAAACTCAAATTGAGGAAAATAGTGCTCAAGTGAAATTCGAAAGATCAACAGTTAAACCTGAGGCAAATATTACAGAAGagaagaaatatgaaaaaattgaagaaattgagaaGCTTAAGCAAATAgctgaaattgagaaaaaaattgatgaaattgatgATAAAGATCCAACTTCAGCTGAAATTTTTGGTGAAGTTATGAGAAAAATTGTCTCCCAAGGAGAAAAGGGGAAAAAACTTTTTCAGCAGTTGGTGGATGAAGTTGACgatcaagaattgaaaaaaagaatgatgatgaaaatggaaaatataacAAAAGATGAGGAGAAGAATCTTAGGCGAagaagagaattaattttgtcTTCCCCTCTTCAGGATGATCTGAATAAAGATGATGAAGAGGAGGATGCTGCGATTGAAGAGGTAAAATTTTTGGATTAGAATTTAATCTGCCAATTGTTTtggttagaatattttaattggatttaaaatttaatttaatgaaatttttataaactatgtaGGGATTGTTAACGCCAGATGGAATTGCTGATGATAGAGGTACAGTAAATGAAACAACAATGAATGATAGAAGTAATTCCGAATTTTGGAGTTCGTTTAGTAGTTCTGAGGAAAGACTTTTAGAATGTAAAggacttattttgaatttgccaCTTACACCACATCGGCAGTGTACGCCAAAGCATGAAGATCAACATACTTCGGCTTCAATCGCCAACACAGTAACCTACAGGTTAGTATTTAAGTCTTATATATGTATTAGCGTGaggcaaacaaaaaataattttcgaaactgaatacgTACACTAGCCTAAGTTGTACCTTTTTAGTTAACAGAATTTTCTGAACAAAGCATGTCAAAATccggtatttttaaaatgttttgaaaatgcatttattgaatttatttatataccaTATATACCATTGTAtatcatttaatgaaaatattaaatctcaatttgaagaagaataataattatatctTACTTGTCTCACATTTTCTTCTAATAAGATTCTATGAGCGGTTCAATTACCATAAatcaaataagtaaattaaaatttttttactaaatttaagaacaaatgagaattattattatttatcattattattaaaaattattatggtaAAAAGTGTAATACACTAATTTTCGTCACTGAATAGGGGTTGGCTGCAACTTggtgaattattttctttatcagtgaaaaataatcctttcaagtattccttgaaaatttactaaattgGCGAAGATAAGCAACATTGCAGCTTTTAgtcagtttttttgttaaaaacaccaAACACTAAACATTTTGTTCTTAATTTGATTCTGAAATGTTGCACAACTATGTTCTACTGAATGAAAAAATCATCGACATGATCTTTTCTGAAGAAATCTattatgaatatgaaaaaattgtaatttcgagTTTTTCTCGAGAACTAAAGAGGATACGTGAAAAAGTCAAAAGAGTACATTTCTTTCATATATAAAGTTCTATTGAATAGGCATTTCACATTTTTCCTCTTAGAAtcgaaaaacttgttttaaaagaagttaaaatgACAAACAGAAAGTTAAATGCTCATTTGATAGAACTTTATGTAAGAAACAGATGTATTATTTTGACGTCTTCTTGTTacttagttttcaagaaaaacgtgaaattacaattttctaaaattcaaaaataatttgggcAAAAAACTTCTTCTAGGCCAGGATAGAACGTCTCTTGGACTGTTCTGAACACTAATGTGTCGCTGTCGAGGCGGTCTATTATGGCGCTGAGTAGTGGTGAAACGTTTTTGTATAGTGACCAAACACTAGTTTTGACAAGCTGATCTATCGCTTGTCATTCGAtcttgacaatttttattttagttgattgacgttaaaaattatttcaaagactttCTAGATAATGAGAAAGATTTGtatagctacattttttattttttatacttttaaacacCCTAAATATTTTTGGAAGTGTCCAAAAAGATATTTGGGTTTGATGCTTCGAAAAATTTGTTGGCCATTTCGGATTCGCCAGCAGCCGATCAGGGCTATTAAagaatagaatttataaaatttcatccaaatatcATTTAGTGAGAAAAAATAATgtgatgacatttttaattaaactaaatatatGCAAACCTTTCACCTAGCTCGTTGAGACATAAAACGGTACAAACAGAACATGTGTACTTGAAGTTTTGACGGAATTATTTTTCGCTTTATAAAGATGTTCACgctaatatatatgtatatatgttacaggcaaagtccaatgtgccgtcacaccgcagtctgcctagtccctccgcgaattgccTGAGCGATGTCAGGTACAGTCCGAAGTAGccctttcacttcggactctgcctagttaGATCGCGAAGTGCCCGAAaggctcaggcaaagtccggagtaaaaagaaaacccgCGTGGTTTACTTTTCCCACTGTACAGTAGGCTGGCTCGAGAACTTACAATTCCAAATAGTCTACAGGTCGAAATTGTGAACAGATCTGTAAGTTTtgattttagaaatgatcagcatgaaatttttaagataacttattgagtacatttatccatttttgttttaatatatttatttaacgcaagttactttctaaaaagaaaaagaaaaaactcaatatgtataatatttaacgtagatagacttaaaaaacgtaaataattcatttttaatatttttattgttctaaagtgTGAATAGTTTCTGATTTCAAGCCTTTTCAGAAAAAGCCGATTATTTAATGCGAATTCATAGATATATATTTCATACAAGGCGCcagtctattatttgttattattacaccattaagccatttccctttcggggtaggcgtgactcactcggcaggggaaaggagtagtgtgtggaagggatagagatttttcagattgatccagtattatcgtgctatttaagtaaataaaataacacgttcgttccgcaacactgctccgacccaggttgctgatcaatctctctagcaaccaccccaagcgaagaacctcacgaagtcgttatgtaaggNNNNNNNNNNNNNNNNNNNNNNNNNNNNNNNNNNNNNNNNNNNNNNNNNNNNNNNNNNNNNNNNNNNNNNNNNNNNNNNNNNNNNNNNNNNNNNNNNNNNGCCTAAGTAGccaaatcgcgaagtgcccgatAGGCTCAGGCAAAGTCCAGAGTAAAAAGAAAATCTGCGGGGTTTACTTTACCCACTGCATAGTAGGCTGGCTCAAGAatttacaattccaaatagtctacagatcgcaattgtgaacagatttgtaagtatttattttagaaatgatccGCAGGAAATGTTTAATataacttattgagtacatttatccatttttgtttgaacatatttataaaatgcaagttattttctaaaaagaaaaagaaaaaactcgatatgtatcatatttaacgtagtatttttctaaattcgaaatacgcaacttgttttctgcaattttaaggGGCCATGAATCTGtattcgaatttaattttcatcacttgATTTTCCGCTTCGTCagccatcgttaagaattttcaaaaacgctgtcgatttataaatattatcccaaagcgataaaaaaaacttattcggaaatgtacactgaaactcaaactataagataaaaaatttacttttataatacttCCAACGTCAGTACaagaacttctattcaaaaatcttccaaacttcgaCGATCACGTCAgtaactagattaaactattgttgTTTTGATGATAACTAAGTAGGTGCATCAGTCCCTAAATAAAAGGGCGGTGGAAGGGAGGGAGTggggaaataaaatttctttattagttacgaaactaatacgaaattaaaaggaagttttgttttgaagtgttattgctaaaaacatttttaaaacagatattcaattgatctattttaattaaagacatatttttatttgCCATACTAAATCTTAGCAACGTTGTCtaaacagtgattttcgatctcaataaattaatattttaaattttaataaataattttaaaaccgaaacacCTATTATTGGCTCTTTCTTACTGAAAAgttggtttttacaataaatattgtagttttttcatctataaaattttacagtttatcttttatgataaaaagtattttacacgtatattgaatcatttttcatcaaataaatcaacaataaaccattgttattattaataatctatgaaacgtacttaaagataagtaattcatagcaattcattataatttcacgataaaagaaagaaaacaaaggaaatttaaacctacaaactaaaaataacgccNNNNNNNNNNNNNNNNNNNNNNNNNNNNNNNNNNNNNNNNNNNNNNNNNNNNNNNNNNNNNNNNNNNNNNNNNNNNNNNNNNNNNNNNNNNNNNNNNNNNCATTGGGAATTAACCTGTATAGCTTATGCCTTATATATTTTGGACTTTCAATATCTATTGGGACTAATGTACCCAGGACATATATATTTTAGGTCCTTGAGGTTTAGTACTTTAATTTTGGGTCTTATATCTTACGTGTTATAGTTTTGGTCATTATAGTTTCATAGCAGCGGCTTGGAAATTGCGGTCTAGAAATTGAGGTGTATTGTTGATatttaagacttaaaaaaatttaaaaactgtttaagttcatattaaaaatctaagcctgaaaagtaaaaaagattgaaattttgcaatgtaattaaataaaaaatatttcaaattaagttGAAATTTATCTCATTGTGAAATATACATTAATTAATATACATTGttcattaatatattattattttttcagggTTCCAGCTAATGGCtactattttttcgttttcaattCGGAAAACGAGATCCAACCAAATTATCTAAGAATAAAGTTTGATTTACTGAAGACTGTGTACAACACTTCAAATCCAGTTCATGCTTGTGAAAACAGCACTTATGAGTGTTCATTGCCGATGAACTTTTTTAGTGACCAAAAAACTGTGTTAGAGTTACCAGTCGGAGGAAATGACTCCCAATGGAATGAAGAATTTATTGTCATTTCGACATGTGAACCTCGTACATCGGTTTATGTGTTTTGTGTAATTACAGTaccattattaatattaatttttgctttCCACTAATTGAAATTcctgaacaaaatattaaattaaaaaggttcaCCTCATATTTTACAATGAGGATTATTCTTCGTGAGTCACATTCTTGATTCTGTAATAGATTTTTTACAAGTCGGAAAGTatattcagatttttaatttttatattttgaaacagaGAAATGAGAGTTGCTTTGTGATAAgagtaaaatttgttaattagacattttaatattcatgtaataatattagtattaaaattgaaattaaattataaataatacgcggagagaaatttcgggagacTAATTGATGGCACTGCTCCTCGATTTTATCACTTTTTGGCGCCTGAAATAAGTCCTAGGaaaccttgcttttaaagcataggtctcgaattttcaaacattaggCTGCACTCCTTTGCTCTCGGGTCTCGAATTTTATGCTATTAGATCATAGAGTCCGCGACTTTAAAGCacgtaaaaattttatctttaaaatcacgcgcttccgtgaattaatcttttaaattttctctccgTGTAGAAACGATATTTTTGCGCAAAAATATTGTTGAGGCATATAGTGACGAATACAATGTTGTATTATAATGTATCCGCTGGATCTTGTGATATTTCAGATAGGGTGTATTTACTGTAAATcagtattttaaa
This DNA window, taken from Belonocnema kinseyi isolate 2016_QV_RU_SX_M_011 chromosome 9, B_treatae_v1, whole genome shotgun sequence, encodes the following:
- the LOC117180128 gene encoding uncharacterized protein LOC117180128, translating into MIMSTIPLKKYSFDEEGGRRRERQTRKVEFKVPLRLLRLCVLGAILPAILIAGPIYLRYRVYSAQLYPLTISDQRLIDGKISTTWCQRQVVKANTTFNAYLMSHEPNINGELIPVSMTRHLVLEDDMKEYWGFYLLRGSSVTVSTCVRWPGASLTIIRGHKHLHECAFIGDDSSEELEELLQVAEEQGLLKINGTPQDARSPSNAADKMTRAHQDVQFHQKPNSKNRTYFSSSFQNPTSHELDANAMRNILTLLMKKTLETKKNQRENPHHRYEGVYRESANIDKPPTMEKEFDPRDLFDFSKSDQLEAKFEIQPEVKFTKSKDRDAENLDNKLINKTGNASLNFNKNEESNIQFKLESSTIKLINEVLKKTQENVNETQIEENSAQVKFERSTVKPEANITEEKKYEKIEEIEKLKQIAEIEKKIDEIDDKDPTSAEIFGEVMRKIVSQGEKGKKLFQQLVDEVDDQELKKRMMMKMENITKDEEKNLRRRRELILSSPLQDDLNKDDEEEDAAIEEGLLTPDGIADDRGTVNETTMNDRSNSEFWSSFSSSEERLLECKGLILNLPLTPHRQCTPKHEDQHTSASIANTVTYRVPANGYYFFVFNSENEIQPNYLRIKFDLLKTVYNTSNPVHACENSTYECSLPMNFFSDQKTVLELPVGGNDSQWNEEFIVISTCEPRTSVYVFCVITVPLLILIFAFH